Proteins from one Leptonema illini DSM 21528 genomic window:
- a CDS encoding SH3 domain-containing protein, which yields MSSPARSSERTLRLVVLFLCIVLVSSCEKPVNPFGPPLFYVSTISGLSVRESAGLDGKLIDLIPYNEAVQIIERSALPEEIAGNRGFWVKIQYSDGDEKKSSKPLSKQGWVFDSFLSDRPLERYFRVPTLDGLDLREKPDLQAKIISRLPYGTIGLIETAGRRIDTIRGRRGFWFRTTYDDVKGWAFSGAVLLAGRRYDLETENELDIDDRELEESDALLDTVLGAAVSIEVHDLKDFRVHAARFLLRDHEICDRQESILVFERKRDGQLFLTGGFSSRIEKENYPLSGALLIRSRDCACCSAGEKLQAVFPDRAGPRIIDYHRENLEARCEVDPPMRRTVFRSENRIDPESGDLFLFWQEPDCRFEEELLEEKEAKTAKKKPKAVRVLQEFRHDIFARVRFVDGRLRIDRYQDRSIPPSLREAWERSDPL from the coding sequence ATGTCCTCACCGGCCCGTTCCTCAGAACGGACTTTACGGCTTGTCGTTCTCTTTCTGTGTATCGTGCTCGTTTCAAGTTGCGAAAAGCCGGTCAACCCGTTCGGTCCTCCGCTTTTTTATGTTTCGACGATCTCGGGATTGAGCGTGCGCGAATCGGCCGGTCTTGACGGAAAGCTCATCGATCTGATTCCCTACAACGAGGCCGTTCAGATCATCGAACGTTCCGCTCTGCCCGAAGAGATTGCCGGCAATCGCGGATTCTGGGTTAAGATTCAGTATTCTGACGGCGACGAGAAGAAGTCGTCGAAGCCATTGTCGAAGCAGGGATGGGTGTTCGACAGCTTTCTCTCTGATCGGCCGCTGGAACGTTATTTTCGCGTGCCCACGCTTGATGGCCTCGATCTGCGCGAGAAGCCCGATCTGCAGGCGAAGATCATCTCCCGTCTGCCCTATGGCACGATCGGCCTTATCGAAACGGCGGGCCGCCGTATCGATACCATCCGCGGAAGGCGCGGCTTCTGGTTTCGTACGACCTATGATGATGTGAAGGGATGGGCCTTTTCAGGCGCCGTTCTACTCGCCGGGCGTCGTTATGACCTGGAAACCGAGAATGAGCTTGATATCGACGATCGCGAGCTGGAAGAAAGCGATGCTCTTCTTGATACCGTTCTCGGCGCAGCCGTCAGCATTGAGGTGCATGATCTGAAGGATTTTCGCGTTCATGCGGCGCGTTTCCTTCTGCGCGATCATGAGATCTGCGATCGTCAGGAAAGCATTCTTGTTTTCGAGAGAAAGCGCGATGGGCAGCTCTTTCTCACAGGCGGATTCTCGAGTCGTATAGAGAAAGAGAATTATCCGTTAAGCGGAGCTCTGCTGATCCGCAGTCGCGACTGTGCCTGCTGTTCGGCCGGCGAGAAATTGCAGGCCGTCTTTCCCGATCGTGCCGGTCCGCGCATCATCGACTATCATAGAGAGAATCTGGAGGCCCGCTGCGAGGTCGATCCTCCGATGCGCAGGACCGTCTTCCGCTCCGAGAACCGCATCGATCCGGAATCGGGCGACCTTTTTCTCTTCTGGCAGGAGCCGGATTGTCGTTTTGAAGAAGAGCTGCTTGAAGAAAAGGAAGCGAAAACTGCGAAGAAGAAGCCTAAGGCCGTCAGAGTGCTTCAGGAGTTCCGGCATGATATCTTCGCCCGTGTTCGCTTTGTCGACGGACGGCTGCGCATCGATCGCTATCAGGACCGCAGCATCCCTCCATCGCTGCGAGAGGCGTGGGAACGATCCGATCCACTGTAA
- a CDS encoding nicotinamide-nucleotide amidohydrolase family protein, which yields MRPSFWILSTGTELAQGRSRDTNSAEIARKLADLGFDVIGISILPDDPEIILAYLQWLQSRNDVTALIMTGGLGPTSDDHTIDVLGRWTGSALIEDPTALRRLEAFARLRRRIDIETARRQVRVLADADVIPNNTGLAPGVLGSVARETQPLWYCALPGVPSEMRPMCDMAIDRLREKIHATPVHRVEFHVYEEPESDFQKTVFNDGALAADALKSDPAFRWGVAAMPGSLKAFFEHETDERVITELQQAVQSHYGERFLHRSVEELLPEWLLEKGITVSFAESCTGGLLAKTITDRAGSSAYFAGSAVTYSNQSKQDLLSVPEGILTTFGAVSEECALAMADGARRAFHADAAVSVTGIAGPDGGTPEKPVGTVYSAIVTANERIAFKLFYPMDRERVREYTTRSILFRLYRFLQKRTGS from the coding sequence ATGCGTCCCTCCTTCTGGATCCTGTCGACGGGCACCGAACTCGCCCAGGGAAGATCTCGCGATACGAATTCCGCTGAAATCGCTCGCAAGCTCGCCGACCTCGGCTTCGATGTGATCGGCATATCTATCCTTCCCGATGATCCTGAAATCATACTGGCCTATCTGCAATGGCTGCAATCGCGAAACGACGTCACCGCGCTGATCATGACAGGCGGACTCGGTCCGACGTCGGACGATCATACGATCGACGTGCTCGGCAGGTGGACAGGCTCGGCCCTCATAGAAGACCCGACTGCCTTGCGCCGGCTGGAGGCCTTTGCCCGTCTGCGACGCCGCATCGATATCGAAACCGCGCGCAGACAGGTTCGCGTTCTTGCCGACGCCGACGTTATTCCGAATAACACCGGACTTGCACCGGGAGTGCTCGGCTCCGTTGCGCGCGAAACGCAACCGCTCTGGTACTGCGCCCTGCCCGGCGTGCCCTCTGAAATGCGCCCCATGTGCGATATGGCCATCGACCGATTGCGCGAAAAGATCCATGCCACTCCCGTGCATCGCGTTGAGTTTCATGTCTATGAAGAGCCCGAATCCGACTTTCAAAAGACCGTCTTCAATGACGGAGCCCTTGCTGCTGACGCATTGAAAAGCGATCCGGCCTTTCGGTGGGGAGTGGCCGCCATGCCCGGCTCACTGAAGGCCTTTTTTGAACATGAAACCGATGAAAGGGTTATCACAGAACTACAGCAGGCCGTTCAAAGTCACTACGGCGAGCGCTTTCTGCATCGCAGCGTCGAAGAACTGCTTCCTGAATGGCTGCTTGAAAAAGGGATAACCGTATCGTTTGCCGAATCCTGCACCGGCGGATTGCTCGCGAAAACGATCACCGATCGCGCCGGTTCAAGCGCCTACTTCGCCGGATCGGCCGTCACCTACTCCAATCAGAGCAAGCAGGACCTGCTTTCCGTTCCGGAAGGCATCCTCACGACGTTCGGCGCCGTCAGCGAAGAATGCGCCCTTGCCATGGCCGACGGGGCGCGCCGGGCCTTTCATGCCGATGCAGCCGTCTCGGTAACGGGCATTGCCGGCCCGGACGGAGGCACGCCCGAAAAACCTGTAGGAACGGTCTATTCGGCCATCGTCACAGCAAACGAGCGCATCGCATTCAAGCTCTTTTACCCCATGGATCGCGAGCGCGTCCGCGAATATACGACCCGTAGCATCCTCTTCAGATTGTATCGCTTCTTGCAAAAAAGGACAGGTTCGTAA
- a CDS encoding RNA recognition motif domain-containing protein: protein MNIYVGNLPFRASSDELQNIFAAHGTVARVTIPVDRETGRSRGFAFVEMPNDAEASEAINSLNGFEFMGRMLKVNEARPVERNGGGGGRGDNRFRERRNQDY, encoded by the coding sequence ATGAACATCTATGTAGGGAACCTTCCCTTCCGAGCCAGCTCCGACGAGCTACAGAATATTTTCGCAGCCCACGGAACTGTGGCCCGCGTAACCATTCCCGTCGACCGAGAAACCGGCCGCTCAAGAGGCTTTGCCTTCGTGGAAATGCCCAATGATGCCGAGGCCTCTGAGGCGATTAACAGCCTGAACGGATTTGAGTTCATGGGCCGTATGTTAAAAGTAAATGAAGCTCGTCCCGTTGAGCGTAACGGTGGCGGCGGCGGACGCGGTGATAATCGTTTCCGCGAACGTAGAAATCAGGACTACTGA
- a CDS encoding 1-acyl-sn-glycerol-3-phosphate acyltransferase has protein sequence MHDDKDTKAGETHAPWQREFFKNIEAFIRYGVPEEEAKRRLYTFLKLSVETPLPAVMDTFKDPTALERVGVHTRQNPELRDFVVSFLDPLMTNFTFEGEENLKYILPLAGKFPVVLISNHISHLDAPAIYHLLYRQGGEARKVADQLAFIAGRLAFEEDFGRLGLYMFDTLLVCSKRDMTQNPGLADTMTRINMRAFRQSQALQKEGKVLAIFPEGTRSRTGSLLGFVDTVYHYVANKIIIPVSLEGTDQILPADSFLFQQARGKMSLGRPVLVGELSKKLMAELPDYVDRLPVPEEGDKKQFIIDNLAALVGRQLHRHRHGTYRNLYRGLDPTEENTLIRMPAQPQENILVVGHSPAATAIACVLANQNVTVSIYVLEDELAAECNEMRVDRTHFPLFKLPPNIQFTTNPQTAEKATMVFQCVRPWELDRYYSRLKLYLAKNDAPIISAVKGFTGSPRGLILDDLAADYDLDPVRFFAMSGANYPQQIMERKITGYEIAAVSRLDRIEYLTKLCSNAYIFARPAVVPSDVKGVQLGGALKNIYALATGLLDGYYEKNLGGNNDNSLFHVSNRFYREMTAIGTALGGKPETFSGLSGLTDLMLACFGQESKDRQYGHDLVYGKADPSHKSSGLFGIRSLPNLIDFKPEKYPVAWAVHAILVEGRSGEEVLDKIVYNLRRV, from the coding sequence ATGCATGACGACAAAGACACAAAGGCAGGCGAAACACACGCCCCCTGGCAACGAGAATTCTTTAAAAATATCGAGGCCTTCATCCGCTACGGCGTCCCTGAAGAGGAGGCGAAAAGGCGGCTTTATACTTTTCTAAAGCTATCGGTGGAAACTCCGCTGCCTGCCGTCATGGACACGTTCAAAGATCCGACGGCGCTTGAACGCGTCGGCGTGCATACGCGACAGAACCCGGAGCTGCGGGATTTCGTCGTATCGTTCCTTGATCCGCTGATGACGAATTTCACGTTTGAGGGCGAGGAGAATCTCAAATATATCCTGCCGCTTGCCGGCAAATTCCCCGTCGTTCTTATCTCGAATCATATCAGCCATCTCGATGCGCCGGCCATCTACCACCTGCTGTACAGGCAGGGAGGCGAGGCCCGCAAGGTCGCCGATCAGCTTGCCTTCATCGCCGGACGCCTGGCCTTCGAAGAGGACTTCGGCCGTCTCGGGCTTTATATGTTCGATACGCTGCTCGTCTGCTCGAAGCGTGACATGACGCAGAATCCGGGCCTTGCCGATACGATGACGCGCATCAACATGCGCGCCTTCAGACAATCGCAGGCCTTGCAGAAGGAAGGAAAGGTGCTGGCCATCTTTCCCGAGGGTACGCGCAGCCGAACCGGATCGCTTCTGGGATTCGTCGACACGGTCTATCATTATGTGGCGAACAAGATCATCATCCCCGTTTCGCTCGAAGGGACCGATCAGATCCTGCCCGCCGATTCGTTTCTTTTTCAGCAGGCGCGCGGCAAGATGTCGCTCGGCCGTCCTGTTCTCGTCGGCGAGCTTTCGAAAAAGCTCATGGCGGAGTTACCCGACTATGTGGACAGGCTTCCCGTGCCCGAAGAAGGCGATAAGAAGCAGTTCATCATTGATAACCTTGCCGCCCTTGTAGGCAGACAGCTGCACCGGCATCGTCACGGAACCTACCGCAATCTCTATCGCGGGCTTGATCCGACCGAAGAGAACACGCTGATTCGCATGCCCGCACAGCCACAGGAGAATATCCTGGTCGTCGGTCATTCTCCGGCGGCGACGGCCATCGCCTGCGTGCTGGCGAATCAGAACGTAACGGTGAGCATCTATGTGCTTGAAGACGAGCTCGCCGCCGAATGCAACGAGATGCGCGTCGATCGAACGCACTTCCCGCTTTTCAAGCTTCCGCCTAACATTCAGTTCACGACGAATCCGCAGACGGCTGAAAAGGCGACGATGGTCTTTCAGTGCGTGCGACCGTGGGAGCTCGATCGCTATTACAGCCGGCTGAAGCTCTATCTTGCGAAGAACGATGCGCCGATTATCAGCGCCGTAAAAGGATTCACCGGCTCGCCGCGCGGGCTCATCCTCGACGATCTTGCCGCCGACTATGATCTTGATCCGGTGCGCTTCTTTGCCATGTCGGGGGCGAATTATCCGCAGCAGATCATGGAGCGCAAGATCACCGGATACGAAATCGCCGCCGTGTCGCGGCTCGATCGCATAGAGTATCTGACGAAGCTCTGTTCGAATGCCTATATCTTTGCGCGTCCGGCCGTTGTGCCGTCCGACGTGAAGGGCGTGCAGCTGGGCGGAGCGTTAAAGAACATCTATGCGCTTGCAACCGGCCTTCTCGACGGCTACTATGAGAAGAACCTGGGCGGCAACAACGATAACTCGCTCTTTCACGTATCGAACCGTTTTTACAGAGAGATGACCGCCATCGGAACCGCTCTTGGCGGAAAGCCCGAAACGTTCTCAGGGTTATCCGGACTGACCGATCTCATGCTTGCCTGCTTCGGGCAGGAATCGAAGGACCGCCAGTACGGCCATGACCTTGTTTACGGAAAGGCCGACCCGTCGCATAAATCGTCGGGCCTTTTTGGAATACGTTCACTTCCCAATCTCATCGACTTCAAACCCGAGAAGTATCCTGTAGCCTGGGCCGTGCATGCCATCCTTGTCGAGGGCCGTTCGGGAGAAGAGGTGCTGGATAAGATCGTGTACAATCTGAGGCGAGTCTAA
- a CDS encoding M23 family metallopeptidase has translation MAKERKSKATDADSNLRRYLDESDTGPKQGRDWLSRWNELRYKIHRKGRERITIMIVPHTESNILNLHISNYALFGTAGVIFVFLIASLITIINRSAETIQFYDMGLTNSQFHIQSSRLADEIIPLHERISIYTNTIASIHTRLSGRPDDLPARGGVAEQMVEREIQDLSAMIEQCKQAGEQCEQHRIEGILRRSLYLSILDNEKLKQAIDITDKIIEDLNTPEKQHLLKITPNIWPVRGSIAVPYGSRFDAHRGNGQPLRGVWFHATPGAEVFATAPGKVTEISYNKQFGLYMWVEHPVGIRTFYANLDRVTVNAGDQIEKGQVIGTVGRSANPASNMLYYEIHIGTVAYNPHAFLNHLQSLWLNPQNP, from the coding sequence ATGGCAAAAGAGAGAAAAAGCAAAGCGACAGACGCCGATTCGAATCTGCGCCGCTACCTCGACGAGTCCGATACGGGCCCGAAACAGGGCAGAGACTGGCTGAGTCGGTGGAACGAGCTGCGATACAAGATCCACCGGAAAGGGCGAGAACGCATCACGATCATGATCGTTCCGCATACTGAAAGCAACATCCTCAATCTGCACATCTCCAACTACGCCCTCTTTGGTACGGCCGGCGTCATTTTCGTCTTTCTCATCGCATCGCTGATCACCATCATCAACCGAAGCGCCGAAACCATTCAATTCTACGATATGGGTCTGACTAACAGCCAGTTCCATATTCAGAGCAGCCGACTTGCCGACGAGATCATCCCCCTGCACGAGCGCATCAGTATTTATACGAACACGATTGCAAGCATCCATACGCGACTGAGCGGTCGGCCGGACGATCTGCCCGCTCGCGGCGGCGTCGCCGAGCAGATGGTGGAGCGCGAAATCCAGGACCTCAGTGCTATGATCGAGCAGTGCAAGCAGGCCGGCGAGCAGTGCGAGCAACACCGAATAGAAGGTATTCTGCGGCGCAGCCTTTATCTTTCCATCCTCGATAACGAAAAGCTGAAACAGGCCATCGACATCACCGATAAGATCATCGAAGACCTGAATACGCCCGAGAAGCAGCATCTGCTCAAGATCACCCCGAACATCTGGCCCGTACGCGGATCGATTGCCGTTCCGTACGGTTCGCGTTTTGACGCTCATCGCGGCAACGGACAGCCTCTTCGCGGGGTCTGGTTTCATGCGACTCCGGGCGCCGAGGTCTTCGCTACGGCCCCCGGCAAGGTTACCGAGATCAGCTATAACAAACAATTCGGGCTCTATATGTGGGTGGAGCATCCGGTCGGCATCCGAACTTTCTATGCCAACCTCGATCGAGTTACCGTCAACGCCGGCGATCAAATTGAGAAAGGGCAGGTCATCGGCACGGTCGGTCGCTCGGCCAACCCCGCGTCGAACATGCTTTACTATGAGATCCACATCGGAACCGTGGCCTACAATCCACACGCATTCCTCAATCACCTGCAATCATTATGGCTGAACCCACAGAATCCCTGA
- a CDS encoding bactofilin family protein: MAEPTESLIVNSIIGEGSEFRGEFKIRDLLRIDGYFKGTILTDGKVLIGRTGEVDTDIQAGIVVVGGEVRGNIIAKKRIVLLSTCRLYGDVITPSLIVEEGTIFEGRCTINRISA; this comes from the coding sequence ATGGCTGAACCCACAGAATCCCTGATCGTCAATTCCATCATCGGTGAAGGCTCTGAATTCCGAGGGGAGTTCAAGATCAGAGACCTGCTGCGCATCGACGGCTATTTTAAAGGTACGATTCTGACCGACGGCAAGGTGCTGATCGGCCGCACCGGCGAGGTCGACACCGATATCCAGGCGGGCATCGTCGTCGTCGGCGGCGAGGTGCGCGGCAACATCATCGCAAAAAAACGGATCGTCCTTCTCTCCACATGCCGCCTTTATGGAGACGTTATCACGCCGAGTCTTATCGTCGAAGAGGGCACGATCTTCGAAGGTCGGTGCACGATTAACAGAATCAGCGCCTGA
- a CDS encoding ankyrin repeat domain-containing protein, with translation MRNFLLHRAVNRGDAAAASRHIRGGADPNRGVFGSPAPLFVAVQNEDAAMTEALLSCGANPDLRNSTLGITPLMTAVTENTGSSIVALLLAKGANPDLQNQQGETALHMCVNLGKPDMAKLLIEAGADVNLGDRDGVTCLNLARSFHGLSDLADMLLAAGADPRKKDRHGKVYLM, from the coding sequence ATGCGAAACTTTCTCCTTCATAGAGCCGTCAATCGAGGCGATGCCGCTGCGGCGTCCCGTCATATCAGAGGCGGCGCCGATCCGAATAGAGGCGTGTTTGGAAGCCCCGCCCCTCTGTTTGTCGCCGTTCAGAACGAAGATGCGGCGATGACCGAAGCGCTTCTTTCATGCGGAGCGAATCCCGATCTGCGCAACAGCACGCTCGGCATCACCCCGCTCATGACGGCGGTTACGGAAAATACCGGATCAAGCATCGTGGCCTTACTTCTTGCTAAAGGAGCCAATCCCGACTTACAGAATCAGCAGGGAGAGACGGCGCTTCATATGTGCGTGAACCTGGGAAAGCCCGACATGGCAAAGCTGCTTATTGAAGCCGGCGCCGACGTTAACCTGGGCGACCGGGACGGCGTGACGTGCCTGAACCTCGCACGCTCGTTTCATGGCCTTTCTGATCTTGCCGATATGCTGCTTGCAGCCGGTGCCGATCCACGCAAAAAGGATCGCCACGGTAAAGTTTATCTGATGTAA
- a CDS encoding alpha/beta fold hydrolase — MKKAPQRKKTPQRTKPTAKGSRPVYLMLRGLGREAGHWGAFRKEIESRYEIYALDLPGAGSERHRSCPLTIDEIVDDIRERWLRIKEERQLRDAGLFAISLGGMIALSWISRYPDDFSRLILINSSSRLSPFYRRLRPASYPDFVYAMLTRHRERRENRMFSRTCNSDADRESKVGVWIRMSAERPLKRSTFFRQLWAASRFVLPEKIDLPALFLGASRDRLVHVQCSRDLAAHYGVDLIEHPWAGHDLTTDDGPWVLEQMKQFERRLNARR, encoded by the coding sequence ATGAAAAAGGCGCCGCAGCGGAAAAAGACCCCACAGCGGACGAAGCCCACAGCAAAAGGATCGCGGCCCGTCTATCTCATGCTGCGTGGACTCGGGCGCGAGGCAGGGCACTGGGGCGCTTTTCGAAAAGAAATAGAAAGTCGTTATGAGATCTATGCCCTGGATCTGCCGGGTGCGGGCAGCGAGCGACATCGCAGCTGTCCTCTGACTATTGATGAAATCGTCGACGATATCAGAGAGCGCTGGCTGCGCATCAAAGAAGAGCGTCAGTTGCGCGATGCGGGGCTCTTTGCCATTTCGCTTGGCGGTATGATCGCTCTCAGCTGGATATCTCGCTATCCCGACGATTTCAGCCGGCTGATCCTCATCAATTCCAGTTCCAGGCTCAGTCCGTTTTATCGCCGGCTTCGCCCTGCATCCTATCCTGATTTTGTCTACGCTATGCTGACCCGACACAGAGAGCGGCGCGAGAATCGCATGTTCTCGCGAACCTGTAATAGCGACGCCGATCGCGAAAGCAAGGTGGGCGTTTGGATTCGAATGTCGGCAGAGCGGCCGCTCAAGCGGTCCACATTCTTTCGTCAGCTATGGGCCGCCTCTCGCTTTGTGTTGCCCGAAAAGATCGATTTGCCGGCGCTCTTTCTCGGCGCATCGCGTGACAGGCTTGTTCACGTGCAGTGTTCGCGAGATCTCGCCGCACATTATGGAGTCGATCTGATCGAGCATCCCTGGGCCGGTCATGATCTTACGACCGACGACGGGCCCTGGGTTCTCGAACAGATGAAGCAGTTTGAGCGACGTTTGAATGCCCGGCGTTAA
- a CDS encoding methyl-accepting chemotaxis protein yields the protein MSAAVQKQDIDQLGPVALNRIRFVLSIFYLLASFMARDISTTFEVMLYLAGGVIVMSYTVLIEIALRKKSASFWAREGGVIADWLLTSLIIIGIAAQSPERGAYVGRAPALLYLLTFPLVGAGIAARAPRFVIWIGAAVCATTLGIQGTMALTGVKFSNDPAVALAADGAYPNTLLIMVFWFALVSFIVYTFLRISSRQRSSIEQEKTESEQGAASLSEAYGQMASVAMEIDTFAEGFRTFVEQFDREMQDQGAAVEEISATMEEVSSTAQKASEQVTGQYRLIHSITNDTGELQTVLQRINTSSKSLAGEVGVIRDQSQLADRAMSDLQSVMEAIGASFDRVREVTEIMGEIADRTNLLALNASIEAARAGEQGRGFAVVAQEVSKLADSSSSNARNIADIIEESGRQVERGLQSALMTGRHVREQGQAFEKSVMFFQDLESQLQEQLRRSSDLVKAIDQLQKMSAEIETLSREQTGGAESVTKALSMMERSASSLVQKSSELRSRLDQFLSLAKTLRSVKRQ from the coding sequence ATGTCAGCAGCCGTTCAAAAGCAGGATATCGATCAGCTCGGGCCTGTGGCCCTGAATCGAATCCGCTTCGTCCTCTCCATCTTCTACTTACTTGCATCGTTTATGGCTCGCGATATCAGCACGACCTTCGAGGTGATGCTGTATCTGGCCGGCGGCGTTATCGTGATGTCATATACGGTCCTCATTGAGATCGCCCTGAGAAAGAAGAGCGCATCATTCTGGGCACGGGAAGGCGGCGTCATCGCCGACTGGCTGCTCACCAGTCTGATCATCATCGGCATTGCCGCACAGAGCCCCGAGCGTGGAGCTTATGTCGGTCGTGCTCCGGCTCTTCTCTATCTGCTGACATTCCCTCTTGTCGGTGCCGGCATCGCCGCTCGCGCTCCGCGCTTTGTCATCTGGATCGGGGCGGCCGTATGCGCGACGACGCTCGGCATTCAGGGAACGATGGCTCTGACAGGCGTGAAGTTCTCCAATGATCCGGCCGTCGCTCTTGCGGCCGATGGAGCGTATCCAAATACGCTTTTGATCATGGTATTCTGGTTTGCCCTTGTCTCTTTCATCGTCTATACCTTCCTGCGCATCTCAAGCCGTCAGCGAAGTAGCATAGAACAGGAGAAGACCGAAAGCGAGCAGGGCGCGGCCAGCCTGTCCGAGGCCTACGGGCAGATGGCGTCGGTTGCTATGGAGATCGATACCTTTGCCGAAGGCTTTCGTACCTTTGTCGAACAGTTCGATCGCGAGATGCAGGATCAGGGAGCGGCCGTCGAAGAGATATCGGCGACGATGGAAGAGGTATCGTCTACGGCGCAGAAGGCCTCGGAACAGGTCACAGGCCAGTACAGACTCATTCATTCGATTACAAACGATACGGGCGAGTTGCAGACGGTGCTGCAACGTATCAATACGTCTTCGAAGTCCCTCGCCGGCGAGGTTGGCGTTATCCGCGACCAATCGCAGCTTGCCGACCGTGCCATGTCAGACCTGCAGAGCGTGATGGAGGCCATCGGAGCCTCTTTTGACCGCGTGCGCGAGGTGACCGAGATTATGGGCGAGATCGCCGATCGTACTAACCTTCTTGCGTTAAACGCATCCATTGAAGCGGCCCGGGCAGGCGAGCAGGGGCGGGGCTTCGCCGTCGTCGCTCAGGAAGTGAGCAAGCTCGCCGACTCAAGCTCATCGAACGCTCGTAACATCGCCGACATCATAGAAGAGAGCGGCCGACAGGTGGAGCGAGGATTGCAGAGCGCCCTTATGACGGGCCGACACGTACGAGAACAGGGACAGGCCTTTGAAAAGAGCGTTATGTTCTTTCAGGATCTGGAATCACAGCTGCAGGAGCAGCTACGTCGCAGCTCTGATCTTGTAAAGGCCATCGATCAGCTCCAGAAGATGAGCGCCGAGATCGAGACGCTGAGCCGTGAGCAGACGGGCGGCGCCGAATCGGTCACGAAGGCCCTGAGTATGATGGAGCGTTCGGCCTCTTCGCTTGTGCAAAAGTCGTCGGAGCTGCGTAGCAGGCTGGATCAGTTTCTTTCTCTTGCGAAAACGCTGCGCAGCGTTAAGCGGCAATGA